The genomic window TGCAGCTGTTTGAAGATAATGAACTTAATAGACTGCATCTCAGTGgtccaaaaataaattaaaaaactatgAATCTCAGTGAGTCTGATACAATGTAAAACATTAAGCATCATCCGTTGGAAGGAGCACCCAAGATCCCCTTACCCTTGGAGTTTTTGGCCTTGAGAAATTCGTAGCTGATATCTATTTCTGGTTTGATTCTATTCTCAAACTTTATAGCTTCTTTTTCCTCAGCATTCATGTAGAAGCAGATACTATAAATTCTGCTTTTCTCTATGCCAATCCCGATAGGATAATTATCACACATTAGTCACGTGTTCCACTTCAATCATATCAAGCCGTACCGCCGACCAACCTTGCACCTATGCTTATGGACATGTGTTTGAACCAAATACAGGTATCCATCCATGGACTGTCCCATAAGCCGAGAACCCCTCTCTCCTGCCCACTTTTCTACTAGTTTGCACACCGTAACTCATAGTCTCTCGGCATAGAAACTTAACCTTCCTACACCGTGTGAACCATCCTTTCCACTGCCTCCTTCACTTCCTCAACACAcagacatatatttatatatatttgatgcaGGCTTCCAAGTCCCTGTGGTTCATTGACTGATGTTTAAAATGGATTAGTGGGTATCCATCCTACTTTTATTTCAGATTGCTGTTTCAAAGGTTATAGCGAATAACATGTATTGTTTGCAGTAACATATGATCATGAACGGAACCCATTTAAAAAGTAAGGTTAAGGTGTTAGAAATTACATGGTTTATTTAAACGATTCTAATGTAAAAGAAGaaatggttcaaatataaaaggAATCAACATATGCAAGGAAtttagaaaataaagaagaagaagctgGGTTTAACCAGCTGAAATAATGTTGGGGTTGAGTTAGCCCTTTTTCAGTCTTGGTTTCTTGTTGTACTGTCTACAAAAAACACATCTTCAATCCAAGCAACAATGTTGAAAGCTAGTCCTTCTAATACCCTCGAATAACTCTCAAGGATTGCTTGCCCCACATCCTGCAAAAAACCCCCCACAATTTTGGCATTCAAAGCTTGCATGTTATGGTGGAAAGCAAGAAAATACCAGTTTTTTAGCACTTACCCTATTGTACTGAATTTTGCACGTGTCTAGGGACGTTTGTGAGAGTTCAGGGTATCTTTGCTTCAATGAAAATAACAAGCTCTCTGCTCTTTCAGCTAATATATGGTTTTTGTCACTTCGATCGACGTCGGACATTAAGTCTTTCACCATACTCCATGATGATTTCAAATGGATCATGCATGCTTTACGTCTCCATGTGTACATTGAAGCTTCAACAGGATCTGCAAGTTCAAGTGCTTCGTGTTCGGATGCTATGTTGAGACAATCGAGTAGATACTCAGGGGAGAATTTTTCTGTGGTGTACATGTAGCGGTATATAGGGTCTCCGATGCTGGCTCTTCCGCTCTGTAGATAAGAAAAAGAGAGTTAGTACCTTGTCTACCAAGCAAGCATTAGGGACAGGGAAAGGGGTTGCAGATGCTAGAACTCGAATCTTGGACTTACGAAATATCGATATACTTTTACAACTGACCGCACGAACTAACTAAGCTATTATGAGTGGAACATTTGtgtgtatatacattttttatcAGCATAAGGGGCTAACCTTTGGAAGTGATGCCATGTATGAATCTGGGATTTCCATCTCGGAAAGAACACTGTTGTTTATAGACATAGCAGCCTTGTGAATTTGATTAGCACATTCTCGTTTATGTCGCAAGTGCTTCCTCGCTTTCTCGGTA from Gossypium hirsutum isolate 1008001.06 chromosome D12, Gossypium_hirsutum_v2.1, whole genome shotgun sequence includes these protein-coding regions:
- the LOC107943230 gene encoding rop guanine nucleotide exchange factor 3 isoform X5 codes for the protein MVITAATVFGQNLRLEPLNPEEKALWKREMDCLLSVCDYIVEFTPKSHNLRNGAAVEIMESRQRSDIYINLPALRKLDAMLIEILDSFQDREFWYAEQGSMSANSTRMGSFRRVVQRNDEKWWVPVPCVPSSGLTEKARKHLRHKRECANQIHKAAMSINNSVLSEMEIPDSYMASLPKSGRASIGDPIYRYMYTTEKFSPEYLLDCLNIASEHEALELADPVEASMYTWRRKACMIHLKSSWSMVKDLMSDVDRSDKNHILAERAESLLFSLKQRYPELSQTSLDTCKIQYNRDVGQAILESYSRVLEGLAFNIVAWIEDVFFVDSTTRNQD